The following coding sequences lie in one Mus musculus strain C57BL/6J chromosome 11, GRCm38.p6 C57BL/6J genomic window:
- the Fam187a gene encoding Ig-like V-type domain-containing protein FAM187A precursor, which produces MSLAHTTVLLWAWGSLQAFEIVEKESVFQRTPCPAFLVFDNAAYLADMSFELPCHCKPEDVSAVVWYYQKHLGSKRTTVLTDFDGRLLTEAAHVRVGSSMLVRFSIRMFSLLVFRAQPEDTGLYFCGTREGDYFYAYDVDIQSNKEIVASFKDMAQEPLPDEYYGALHVFTTFWEWTPCDRCGVRGEQWRFGLCYLQYPDLSPRYIKTRSAVVSCGSGAVPWKLHLQTKYHTPELQFQSCLVSCQKRNKTRKGVLAIYSYVSKLGSRPWVPQVPIQFHQQRLGHGLIISCPGARPEHAVAWDKDNQPLYRAQYLKGVNRSMRVFIDHGNHLHIRFTQLSDRGIYYCWLQGLKIAGFRLGVITRGRYPASLSDPETRTAIELTLMGYLLITIFFITIHLCRCCCQSRCCPNFSAQTLL; this is translated from the coding sequence ATGAGTTTGGCCCACACCACCGTGCTCCTGTGGGCCTGGGGCAGTCTCCAGGCCTTTGAAATCGTGGAGAAGGAGAGCGTTTTTCAAAGGACACCTTGCCCTGCTTTCCTGGTGTTTGATAACGCTGCCTACCTGGCTGATATGAGCTTTGAGCTTCCCTGTCACTGCAAACCCGAGGACGTTTCTGCAGTGGTCTGGTATTACcagaagcacttggggagcaaGCGCACCACGGTGCTCACAGACTTTGATGGGCGGTTGCTCACCGAAGCCGCTCACGTTCGCGTAGGCAGCAGCATGCTGGTGCGATTCAGCATCCGCATGTTCAGCCTGTTGGTTTTCCGGGCCCAGCCAGAGGACACAGGCCTATATTTTTGTGGCACCCGTGAGGGGGACTATTTTTATGCCTATGATGTGGACATCCAGAGCAATAAAGAAATAGTGGCCAGTTTCAAGGACATGGCCCAGGAGCCGTTGCCAGATGAGTACTATGGGGCCCTCCATGTCTTTACCACTTTCTGGGAGTGGACCCCCTGTGACCGCTGTGGCGTGCGTGGAGAACAGTGGCGCTTTGGGCTCTGCTACTTGCAGTACCCTGACCTCTCGCCTCGCTACATTAAGACTCGGTCCGCCGTAGTGTCCTGTGGCTCTGGGGCTGTGCCGTGGAAACTGCATCTCCAGACCAAATATCACACACCCGAGCTGCAGTTTCAGAGCTGTCTAGTGTCCTGTCAGAAGAGGAACAAGACCCGGAAGGGTGTGCTGGCAATCTACAGTTATGTGTCCAAACTGGGCAGCCGGCCCTGGGTGCCTCAGGTTCCCATTCAGTTCCATCAGCAGAGACTAGGTCACGGCCTCATCATCTCCTGTCCCGGGGCCCGACCAGAGCATGCTGTGGCCTGGGACAAGGACAACCAGCCCCTCTACCGAGCCCAGTACCTAAAAGGTGTGAACAGGTCCATGAGAGTTTTCATCGACCACGGCAACCATCTCCACATCCGCTTCACCCAGCTGAGTGACCGGGGCATCTATTACTGCTGGCTGCAAGGGTTAAAAATCGCTGGCTTCCGGTTGGGCGTAATAACCCGAGGGCGCTACCCAGCCTCACTCTCAGACCCGGAGACTCGCACAGCCATAGAGCTCACCCTGATGGGCTATCTGCTCATCACCATCTTCTTCATCACCATTCACCTCTGTCGTTGCTGTTGCCAATCTCGCTGTTGTCCCAACTTCTCTGCCCAAACCCTTCTCTAG
- the Ccdc103 gene encoding coiled-coil domain-containing protein 103 isoform 1 (isoform 1 is encoded by transcript variant 1), giving the protein MEKNDVINFKALEKELQAALAADEKYKRENAAKLRAVEQRVPSYEEFRGIVLASHLKPLEQKDKMGGKRFVPWNCHTTRERTSQDVVTEIPQEKSPFQPTTSAEFYRDWRRHLRSGPERYQALLQLGGPKLGHLFQMDVGFGLLGELLVALAEHARLSDRTAVLGILHSLANTGRFNLNLSLLSHAERESCQRLFQKLQAMSTTRPMQEGLTVEEPSAGLQGEEGLLQELLELYGVH; this is encoded by the exons ATGGAGAAGAACGATGTAATCAACTTCAAGGCCCTGGAGAAAGAGCTGCAGGCTGCCCTTGCTGCTGACGAGAAGTACAAAAGGGAGAACGCAGCCAAGTTACGGGCAGTTGAGCAAAGGGTGCCTTCCTATGAGGAGTTCAG AGGTATTGTTCTTGCATCACACCTGAAACCTCTGGAACAAAAGGACAAGATGGGAGGAAAGAGATTTGTGCCCTGGAATTGTCACACTACTCGGGAAAGGACTTCTCAAGATGTGGTCACTGAAATACCCCAG GAGAAATCACCCTTCCAGCCCACCACCTCTGCAGAATTTTACCGTGATTGGCGGCGACACTTAAGAAGTGGGCCAGAGCGCTACCAGGCCCTACTTCAGCTTGGGGGGCCCAAGCTGGGCCACCTCTTCCAGATGGATGTGGGCTTTGGACTTCTTGGGGAGCTGCTGGTGGCATTGGCTGAGCACGCGAGGCTGAGCGACCGGACAGCAGTGCTGGGGATTCTGCACAGCCTGGCTAACACTGGGCGGTTCAACTTGAACCTGAGCCTGCTGAGCCATGCAGAGCGAGAGAGCTGCCAGCGCCTGTTTCAGAAGTTGCAAGCCATGAGCACCACCAGACCCATGCAGGAGGGCCTCACTGTGGAGGAGCCATCTGCTGGGCTACAGGGAGAAGAAGGGCTCCTACAGGAGCTGCTAGAACTGTATGGAGTCCATTGA
- the Ccdc103 gene encoding coiled-coil domain-containing protein 103 isoform 2 (isoform 2 is encoded by transcript variant 2), with product MWSLKYPSCRAARRALNLFPFEMQEKSPFQPTTSAEFYRDWRRHLRSGPERYQALLQLGGPKLGHLFQMDVGFGLLGELLVALAEHARLSDRTAVLGILHSLANTGRFNLNLSLLSHAERESCQRLFQKLQAMSTTRPMQEGLTVEEPSAGLQGEEGLLQELLELYGVH from the exons ATGTGGTCACTGAAATACCCCAG TTGCAGAGCGGCAAGAAGAGCTCTGAACCTGTTTCCCTTTGAAATGCAGGAGAAATCACCCTTCCAGCCCACCACCTCTGCAGAATTTTACCGTGATTGGCGGCGACACTTAAGAAGTGGGCCAGAGCGCTACCAGGCCCTACTTCAGCTTGGGGGGCCCAAGCTGGGCCACCTCTTCCAGATGGATGTGGGCTTTGGACTTCTTGGGGAGCTGCTGGTGGCATTGGCTGAGCACGCGAGGCTGAGCGACCGGACAGCAGTGCTGGGGATTCTGCACAGCCTGGCTAACACTGGGCGGTTCAACTTGAACCTGAGCCTGCTGAGCCATGCAGAGCGAGAGAGCTGCCAGCGCCTGTTTCAGAAGTTGCAAGCCATGAGCACCACCAGACCCATGCAGGAGGGCCTCACTGTGGAGGAGCCATCTGCTGGGCTACAGGGAGAAGAAGGGCTCCTACAGGAGCTGCTAGAACTGTATGGAGTCCATTGA